Proteins encoded within one genomic window of Halomonas sp. YLGW01:
- a CDS encoding YitT family protein, whose protein sequence is MLLGTLLVALGVTFYSHAMLLAGSTAGLALLAQYVTGLGFGGMFFIINLPFYYLAIKRMGWSFTLRTFIATALLSLFATLTPHWVDIAALNPVYAAVIGGSLLGIGLLVLIRHRTSLGGINILALYLQERYGWRAGYVQLGVDMLILGLSFLVLEPDSIALSVLGAVTMNLIIALNHKPGRYIGVS, encoded by the coding sequence ATGCTGCTCGGTACCCTCTTGGTGGCGCTCGGGGTGACCTTCTACTCCCATGCGATGCTACTTGCCGGCAGCACCGCCGGCCTGGCGCTGCTCGCGCAGTACGTCACCGGGCTCGGCTTCGGCGGCATGTTCTTCATCATCAACCTGCCGTTCTACTACCTGGCGATCAAGCGCATGGGCTGGTCTTTCACCCTGCGCACCTTCATCGCCACGGCGCTGCTGTCGCTCTTCGCCACCCTGACGCCACACTGGGTCGACATCGCGGCGCTGAACCCCGTCTATGCGGCGGTGATCGGCGGCAGCCTGCTGGGCATCGGCCTGCTGGTGCTGATTCGTCATCGCACCAGCCTTGGCGGCATCAATATCCTGGCGCTCTACCTGCAGGAGCGCTATGGCTGGCGTGCGGGCTATGTGCAGCTCGGTGTCGACATGCTGATCCTGGGCTTGTCCTTCCTGGTGCTCGAGCCCGACAGCATCGCGCTGTCGGTGCTGGGGGCGGTGACCATGAACCTGATCATCGCCCTCAACCACAAGCCCGGGCGCTATATCGGGGTGAGCTGA
- the thrC gene encoding threonine synthase, with amino-acid sequence MRYISTRGQAPALSFEEVVLTGMASDGGLYVPETIPQLSKEELADMAGCSYAEIAFRVMKPFVNGEIDDDTFRGLVKDAYATFSHDAVVPLNQLDANHFLLELFHGPTLAFKDVALQLLGRLLDHFLKKRGERAVIMGATSGDTGSAAIEGCRHCDNLDIFILHPHNRVSEVQRRQMTTVLADNVFNVAIEGNFDDAQAMVKASFANQDFLNGTRLVAVNSINWARIMAQIVYYVASAVALGAPHRKVSFCVPSANFGNVFAGYMAYQMGLPVKQFIIATNANDILHRTLAANDFSKQELAATLAPSMDIVVSSNFERLLFDAYDRDGDAVAALLERFQQEPTALAEAPLAKLREKFSSHSVDDATILEVIREAHHRTHEILDPHTATGYRAAERARADAATPMVTLATAHPAKFAEAVVKAGFPGVPLPPHMDDLLEREERYTVLPAELEAVQRFVADQRR; translated from the coding sequence ATGCGTTATATCAGTACCCGCGGGCAGGCGCCCGCGCTGTCCTTCGAGGAGGTCGTGCTGACCGGCATGGCCAGCGACGGCGGCCTCTATGTGCCGGAGACCATTCCTCAGCTCTCCAAGGAAGAGTTGGCCGACATGGCCGGCTGTTCCTATGCCGAGATCGCCTTCCGGGTGATGAAGCCGTTCGTCAACGGCGAGATCGACGACGACACCTTCCGTGGCCTGGTCAAGGACGCCTACGCCACCTTCAGCCACGACGCCGTGGTGCCGCTGAATCAGCTCGACGCCAACCACTTCCTACTCGAGCTGTTCCACGGCCCGACGCTCGCCTTCAAGGACGTCGCCCTGCAGCTGCTGGGCCGGCTGCTCGATCACTTCCTCAAGAAGCGCGGTGAGCGCGCGGTGATCATGGGCGCCACCTCCGGCGACACCGGCTCGGCGGCCATCGAGGGCTGCCGCCACTGCGACAACCTGGATATCTTCATCCTCCACCCGCATAACCGGGTCTCCGAGGTGCAGCGTCGCCAGATGACCACGGTGCTGGCCGACAACGTCTTCAATGTCGCCATCGAGGGCAACTTCGACGACGCCCAGGCGATGGTCAAGGCGAGTTTCGCCAACCAGGACTTCCTGAACGGCACCCGACTGGTCGCGGTCAACTCGATCAACTGGGCGCGCATCATGGCCCAGATCGTCTACTACGTGGCCTCCGCCGTGGCGCTCGGGGCTCCGCACCGCAAGGTCAGCTTCTGTGTGCCCTCGGCGAACTTCGGCAACGTCTTCGCCGGCTACATGGCCTACCAGATGGGCCTGCCGGTCAAGCAGTTCATCATCGCCACCAACGCCAACGACATCCTGCACCGCACCCTGGCCGCCAACGACTTCTCCAAGCAGGAGCTCGCCGCGACCCTGGCGCCGTCGATGGACATCGTGGTGTCGTCGAACTTCGAGCGCCTGCTGTTCGATGCCTACGATCGCGATGGCGACGCCGTGGCCGCCCTGCTCGAGCGCTTCCAGCAGGAGCCCACGGCGCTGGCCGAGGCGCCGCTGGCCAAGCTGCGCGAGAAGTTCTCGAGCCACAGCGTGGATGATGCCACCATCCTCGAGGTGATCCGCGAGGCCCATCATCGCACCCATGAGATCCTCGACCCGCACACCGCCACCGGCTATCGGGCCGCCGAGCGGGCGCGCGCCGACGCCGCCACGCCGATGGTGACGCTCGCCACCGCCCACCCGGCCAAGTTCGCCGAGGCGGTGGTCAAGGCGGGCTTCCCGGGCGTGCCGCTGCCGCCGCACATGGACGACCTGCTCGAGCGTGAGGAGCGCTACACGGTGCTGCCCGCCGAGCTCGAGGCCGTGCAGCGCTTCGTCGCCGACCAGCGCCGCTGA
- the recJ gene encoding single-stranded-DNA-specific exonuclease RecJ, producing MEPASLSTSSAASLRPRIEPRPRDEALYARAQAEGLSELQARVLAGRLSGYQGEIAPLVSPSLRHLAHPERLKDARRAAERIAQAVVEGEHIGILTDYDVDGITSHVVIRRTLNELFGVPESRLHSLIGHRINDGYGISLPLVERTLRLSPGPRLVITADCGSSDEPRIERLKEAGLEVVVTDHHALPKEGPPASAYATVNPTRDDCDYPDPTIAGCMVAWLTMSLARQVLIDWGALSPSTPKLSPWLSYVALGTVADCVSLGGSAANRAVVNHGLTLINRMEAACWRTMAARLGPDSVPFGAETLAFQMGPRINARSRLDDPYAALHFMLAADDGTAARHLEVLDQDNQSRKAIEAEMAEEAKALATAQLAEDVPALVVFLETGHAGVQGIVASRLVQAFGRPALVLTPAATAGMLTGSGRSIEGLHLRDALQRAHDLAPEALPRFGGHRGAAGIGLPRERLDDFRRALWQAAGEQLGERELYPCVFTDGALEPEQLTLATLDELEALSPFGREFEAPLFEGDFLVEALRPVGADGSHLMLELGHGRTTVRAIWFRALTPGEVPAFGLGATLRCAFKLNRNRWKGRESLQLMVEHAEPLA from the coding sequence GTGGAACCCGCCTCGCTCTCGACATCCTCCGCCGCTTCGCTTCGCCCCCGCATCGAACCGCGTCCCCGCGACGAGGCGCTCTATGCCCGCGCCCAGGCCGAGGGCCTTTCCGAGCTGCAGGCGCGGGTGCTGGCCGGGCGGCTCTCCGGCTACCAGGGCGAGATCGCGCCCCTGGTGTCGCCGAGCCTTCGCCACCTCGCGCATCCCGAGCGGCTCAAGGACGCCCGCCGCGCCGCCGAGCGTATCGCCCAGGCGGTGGTCGAGGGCGAGCATATCGGCATCCTCACCGACTACGATGTCGACGGCATTACCTCGCACGTGGTGATCAGACGCACCCTCAACGAGCTGTTCGGGGTGCCGGAGTCGCGCCTGCACAGCCTGATCGGCCATCGCATCAACGACGGCTACGGCATCAGCCTGCCGCTGGTCGAGCGCACCCTGCGCCTCTCGCCGGGGCCGCGGCTGGTGATCACCGCCGACTGCGGCAGCTCGGACGAGCCGCGCATCGAAAGGCTCAAGGAGGCCGGGCTCGAGGTGGTGGTCACCGACCACCATGCGCTGCCCAAGGAGGGGCCGCCGGCCTCGGCCTACGCCACCGTCAACCCGACCCGGGACGATTGCGACTACCCGGACCCCACTATCGCCGGCTGCATGGTCGCCTGGCTGACCATGTCGCTGGCCCGCCAGGTGTTGATCGACTGGGGCGCGCTGTCGCCCTCGACCCCCAAGCTCTCGCCCTGGCTCTCCTACGTGGCGCTGGGTACCGTCGCCGACTGTGTGTCGCTGGGCGGCAGTGCCGCCAACCGCGCCGTGGTCAATCACGGCCTGACCCTGATCAACCGCATGGAAGCCGCCTGCTGGCGAACCATGGCCGCGCGCCTGGGCCCGGACAGCGTGCCCTTCGGCGCCGAGACCCTGGCCTTCCAGATGGGCCCGCGCATCAACGCCCGCTCGCGCCTCGATGATCCCTACGCGGCGCTGCACTTCATGCTGGCCGCCGATGACGGGACGGCGGCGCGCCATCTCGAGGTGCTGGATCAGGACAACCAGTCCCGCAAGGCCATCGAGGCCGAGATGGCCGAGGAGGCCAAGGCCCTGGCCACCGCCCAGCTCGCCGAGGATGTGCCGGCGCTGGTGGTGTTCCTGGAGACCGGCCATGCCGGGGTGCAGGGCATCGTCGCATCAAGGCTGGTACAGGCCTTCGGCCGCCCGGCGCTGGTGCTGACCCCGGCGGCGACCGCCGGCATGCTGACCGGCTCCGGGCGCTCCATCGAGGGGCTGCACCTGCGTGACGCCCTGCAGCGTGCCCATGACCTGGCGCCGGAGGCGCTGCCGCGCTTCGGTGGCCACCGCGGGGCCGCCGGTATCGGCCTGCCCCGGGAGCGTCTCGACGACTTCCGCCGGGCGCTGTGGCAGGCGGCGGGCGAGCAGCTTGGCGAGCGTGAGCTCTACCCCTGCGTCTTCACCGATGGGGCCCTTGAGCCTGAGCAACTCACGCTTGCGACGCTTGATGAGCTGGAGGCGCTATCGCCCTTCGGTCGTGAGTTCGAGGCCCCGCTGTTCGAGGGTGACTTCCTCGTCGAGGCGCTGCGTCCGGTGGGGGCGGACGGCAGCCACCTGATGCTGGAGCTCGGCCATGGCCGTACCACGGTGCGGGCGATCTGGTTCCGTGCGCTGACTCCCGGCGAGGTGCCGGCCTTCGGATTAGGCGCCACCCTGCGCTGTGCCTTCAAGCTCAATCGCAACCGCTGGAAGGGCCGTGAGTCGCTGCAGCTGATGGTCGAGCACGCCGAGCCGCTGGCCTGA